A stretch of Cicer arietinum cultivar CDC Frontier isolate Library 1 chromosome 5, Cicar.CDCFrontier_v2.0, whole genome shotgun sequence DNA encodes these proteins:
- the LOC101490605 gene encoding uncharacterized protein isoform X1 — protein MNEKIETKDHNPQILNPKEESPRKHIIIGSGGERLKRDEWSEGAVSTLLEAYESKWILRNRAKLKGQDWEDVAKYVSSRSNSTKSPKTQTQCKNKIESMKKRYRSESATSESSAWPLYSRLDLLLRGTGQLCSTIPTQHVTTTPSQLQHVSNNNNNNNNNQGLVLLEPSLVVSQGIEEGHQPLAPNLVSNPLPTIAQNSNGSNGVDKLIKEDELETKSSDHVANKNPQDTDSSTPALYSEKDERKCNKRRKKTENNNNRQKKEAMGIAESIRWLAEVVVRSEQTRMDTLKEIEKMRVEAEAKRGEMEIKRTEIIANTQLEIARIFANVNNKGVDSSLRIGRS, from the exons ATGAATGAAAAAATAGAAACCAAAGATCACAACCCTCAAATTCTCAACCCTAAAGAAGAATCACCAAGAAAACACATTATTATAGGTAGTGGAGGGGAGAGacttaaaagagatgaatggaGTGAAGGAGCTGTTTCAACACTTCTTGAAGCCTATGAATCAAAATGGATACTTAGAAACAGAGCAAAACTCAAAGGACAAGATTGGGAAGATGTTGCAAAATATGTTTCATCAAGATCAAACTCAACAAAATCAccaaaaacacaaacacaatgTAAAAACAAGATTGAGTCTATGAAGAAAAGGTATAGATCAGAATCAGCTACTTCAGAATCTTCAGCTTGGCCTTTATATTCTAGACTTGATCTTCTACTACGTGGGACAGGACAATTATGTTCTACAATTCCAACACAACATGTTACAACAACACCTTCTCAATTGCAACAtgtaagtaataataataataataataataataatcaaggTTTGGTTTTGTTGGAACCTTCACTTGTTGTGTCACAAGGAATAGAAGAAGGTCATCAACCACTAGCTCCTAATCTTGTTTCTAATCCACTACCTACAATTGCTCAAAACTCAAATGGATCAAATGGGGTTGATAAATTAATCAAG GAAGATGAGTTAGAAACTAAATCATCTGACCATGTAGCTAACAAGAATCCACAGGACACAGATAGTAGCACGCCTGCTCTTTACAGCGAAAAAGACGAGCGAAAATGCAACAAAAGGAGAAAGAAAACAgagaacaacaacaacagacAAAAGAAAGAAGCAATGGGAATAGCAGAGAGCATAAGGTGGCTAGCAGAGGTTGTTGTAAGGTCAGAACAAACAAGAATGGACACATtgaaagagatagaaaagatgAGAGTCGAAGCCGAAGCGAAGCGAGGCGAAATGGAAATTAAAAGAACTGAAATAATTGCAAATACACAACTAGAGATTGCTAGGATCTTTGCAAATGTTAATAACAAAGGTGTTGATTCATCATTGAGAATTGGAAGAAGTTAA
- the LOC101490605 gene encoding uncharacterized protein isoform X2 produces the protein MNEKIETKDHNPQILNPKEESPRKHIIIGSGGERLKRDEWSEGAVSTLLEAYESKWILRNRAKLKGQDWEDVAKYVSSRSNSTKSPKTQTQCKNKIESMKKRYRSESATSESSAWPLYSRLDLLLRGTGQLCSTIPTQHVTTTPSQLQHEDELETKSSDHVANKNPQDTDSSTPALYSEKDERKCNKRRKKTENNNNRQKKEAMGIAESIRWLAEVVVRSEQTRMDTLKEIEKMRVEAEAKRGEMEIKRTEIIANTQLEIARIFANVNNKGVDSSLRIGRS, from the exons ATGAATGAAAAAATAGAAACCAAAGATCACAACCCTCAAATTCTCAACCCTAAAGAAGAATCACCAAGAAAACACATTATTATAGGTAGTGGAGGGGAGAGacttaaaagagatgaatggaGTGAAGGAGCTGTTTCAACACTTCTTGAAGCCTATGAATCAAAATGGATACTTAGAAACAGAGCAAAACTCAAAGGACAAGATTGGGAAGATGTTGCAAAATATGTTTCATCAAGATCAAACTCAACAAAATCAccaaaaacacaaacacaatgTAAAAACAAGATTGAGTCTATGAAGAAAAGGTATAGATCAGAATCAGCTACTTCAGAATCTTCAGCTTGGCCTTTATATTCTAGACTTGATCTTCTACTACGTGGGACAGGACAATTATGTTCTACAATTCCAACACAACATGTTACAACAACACCTTCTCAATTGCAACAt GAAGATGAGTTAGAAACTAAATCATCTGACCATGTAGCTAACAAGAATCCACAGGACACAGATAGTAGCACGCCTGCTCTTTACAGCGAAAAAGACGAGCGAAAATGCAACAAAAGGAGAAAGAAAACAgagaacaacaacaacagacAAAAGAAAGAAGCAATGGGAATAGCAGAGAGCATAAGGTGGCTAGCAGAGGTTGTTGTAAGGTCAGAACAAACAAGAATGGACACATtgaaagagatagaaaagatgAGAGTCGAAGCCGAAGCGAAGCGAGGCGAAATGGAAATTAAAAGAACTGAAATAATTGCAAATACACAACTAGAGATTGCTAGGATCTTTGCAAATGTTAATAACAAAGGTGTTGATTCATCATTGAGAATTGGAAGAAGTTAA